The following is a genomic window from Drosophila busckii strain San Diego stock center, stock number 13000-0081.31 chromosome 2L, ASM1175060v1, whole genome shotgun sequence.
CAAATCTTTGCATCTCATTGGagcaaatgttgcataattattaacaaaaaatggcTGCAAAAGACCAGGgctgcaattataaaaaaggTAGCAACAGtcattgttaaaaataaactaaattattgaattaaaatttcaaagctagtaataatttttgaaaagaatgctaaataattaaaaattctgcaCAACATGCAATGCTACTtagtaaacaattaattgtatttattttataacccaattgaattgtaaacaaaatttacgcATGCATtagaattcaaaaatttagCTTGCGTTCCAATTTAGATAAAAACCAACTATGCCAAGTACAAAGCTTTCGGTTCCGCTTtgcttaagcacacacacaaacaaacaaaatatatatagtgtgTGCTATATAACGTCATGTTTTATACAAGTTGCACTTTGTACGATTTAAGCGATGTCTCAGCCATtcataaagaaaacaaatccAAGGCACAAGTAATGAAAATCATTTGGTTAGTGCCTGATGAACTTTAAGCTATGTTCAATTAAGAAATAATTAGGGGAGTGTAACACTTGCATATATCAATTACAAATCGAACAAATTGACACCTGTTCTAGCTCAAATCGCACTTTGTACCGTTAGCTACTATCGGTGACGTCAGCTACTCAGAAACTTTGTTTGGAAGCGTGTCGctttaatattgattttagACAAACTGCTTGTTAGCTGTAATAAGTCAAATAAACTATATGGATGAGTAATGTAATTATGGGAGAAACCTTAAAGTTTGAGTTAAGATTTTAAGGCTGAATTTTGAGGGAATTTTATGGTTTGAAGTGgagacaaaataaatatttttaaactagcTTAGAGTGAACAATTTTCAGAACTAGGAGCTTATGcctcaatttatatttatgcttaaactCTTGACCAGCTAAACTTGAAAACTGTGTTAAGGTTAATCACGTCTAGAAGTTATGCttgtctttatattttttgcatgctttaatttcaaaacttGCGCCgcttacaacaattttatgtttgtaattaaaaattgtcaagTCCGGCGCTTCCGCCTTAGTTTAAGTTAACGTGttgctaatttttgtttacataataTGTCAATTAATCAACAGGCCATTTGGCATATCTTTATGATATGATTTTCTatcaattaaaagttgttttttatttttacttcttATAGCTGCCATAATTTAGATAAGTAAGAagtcaactgcagctgctgataaTGAAGTTTGACGAAAAATTAATCATATTaacgaaatgaaatggaaTTGCAACCAAGAGTGCTGCGGTTCGTTGGCCATGGCCTTGAAAGAAAGGTAAGTGTCAGAATATAAAATTCTGCAATCAGCGtgatttgttataaaaacaaacaaaacaagcgtCGTTGTTTTATCAACAACATAAGCAAATTTAGCCCAGCAGCTTATTGTTAGATTATGCGCAGTCGATACCGTTATCGCTTAACTAGTGAAGCATATAATTgcaggtttttatttttcttaagcaAAGACAGCAATGCAAAGCCAAATGCAAAGTCAAAAACAAGATCATAGCAACAATAGCTGTTAGCGCGCTGTTAGTGAGTGGGTTTGTGCACCCGCTAAGCAGTTTAGCTATAACGCTAAATGTTAGCTCACTGTTGactcgctgttgctgttaaatGCGTAAACTTATACACAGCGTTGCCAGCTTAGCTTATTGCAGGCTAGCTGtatcaaatttgaaaatagctataaaaaaatgttaaaagccTTATAATTGTGTATGTTTTACTGCAATTGTACACATCTTGTTTAGCTGCATACTGCTTgaattttagcttatttttagcGTTTTTACGCAGAAACTAGCTTAACAGCTGGCAAcactgaagcagcagcataatgaTTCTAGCTTTTTGTcattgctgcttttgttgttgttgctgcttcgctCTCATTTCACCTGGAGccagttaattaattttattgagcGCGCGAGCGAGCTTAAGCGTCAGAGTTGCTTTAACCGCGTAGCAAGCCAGACGTGTGTACATTTTTCTGCTAACGCGTATTAAATTCGCTGTCGTCGCACCCTCGCCGCGTCCTGCCTAAAAACCAACCCCCaatcttttattttggcaGTCGGCTGTGCTACATAAAGTGCAAACGTgaaaaacacattttatttaaagttttgatATATATTCGAAACTAAAGTGTATACAATTTTAGGCAATTGTTGCGGTAAGTTGCGTTTGTAATGTTGGGTTGGGGTCACgagttgtatttgttgtttgtttgttgttgtttttgctggtTATGCGCATGCGCAGCAACGTTGACACACTTTTTCGCCTTGTCGGCCAGTCTGTTTGTCTGCCAGTctgccacacatacacacacacacatacatagatatatatgtgtgcattTCATGTGCCGCTTGAACGGattggcaataaaaacaattaccACTATGCCGCTTGCCTCTTTGCCACCTGTTGCTTGCTACCTGTGTTTTGCCTGCAGCGTTTCGTCAGTTTGCGATTCCCATCTAATCAGCAAGACAATCGGCATCccaagcttttgttttaaccTTAAGCGCAGCTTGGGCGCATTCCTGGTTACAAAGGCTGTAGTaaatgataaattaaaaaatatattgaggctgcatattaaagcaatttattaaaattaaagcattatatttttataaaaattaagaacAAAAGATACACAATCaaagcatttattaatatttttgaatcataaaatttaataaattcaacttaCTTAATAAACCAAATAGcaactcaaaaatattttcaattaccaGCGTTACATGTGCATCAAAATGTTTtactaattacattttaatagcaacaagttttctctctcactcattGTTTAATGCtcatataattatatagaaagtttgctttttgccaaAACATGTTCATTGCATAGCGAATTGTAGcgcttaacaaaaaaaaataattataaaacatttctTTGCCTTCAaaagttgcaaatgcaaaaagacaaaaaacaaTACCTGgtggcataaatttgtttgcagtaCTTGCTGTCGTCAATTGAAGGTTGTTATTGGATGTGCTCTAGAcacgcatttaatttgttttataaacaatttgttgttgttattgttagacCTTTGGCTTTGCATTATGCTGAGCTgacaacaaaaactgcaaagTCAGACTTTTGAATCGGCtgctttaaatacaatttatgcagTTGCAGGTGCtgtgcatatacatatagcatatagtGTGTATTCTAAACTGTGCGACCTTGGTGACGAACTCGTATTCGAATAGGCCAAGCATTATTTTGGCTGCTatcaaaaaaaagaaataaataaatactgaaAACCAGTTTAACATCTTTTGAAGTCCGCTATGCTTCAGTTAACTTGGCTAATATATACAACAGTTAGCTTGTCAGCCTCTATGTGTAGGCTGATatatgagcaacagcaacaatgtgtatataataaaaagacCAAACAAAAGCCATTTATTGTATACAACGAATCTCAGCGCAAAATTTTGCGTACTTGAGTTTGAAGGcaaagcaactttaaatatttgcaatataaattttggaaaacctgcttttttttttgtttttgggtatTGAAGTAGGCCGGCTACAACTAACACTAGAACGTGTGCTTAATGCAATTAAGCTTTATGCAAATTCTTTTGGCCAACAAGCCAAGCCACAATATTTGGCAAAATACTAAGTCAGAGTTCATTGtagtttatgcaaatattgggGCTGTGAGTtggcaaatttattgctagAGTGATTTTTATTAAGTTCGCATTATCTACTTAACTTAGATTTGGATAACAGTATAGTTATATTTACGCTGCGTCATGCCCAGTCCTAAGTCTGTTAATGTTTTTATGAGTTTGCATAACTCAATTGCAGCTCTACATAACTTtgttattttaagctttgctcaatcaaaattttaattttatgctacaCAAAGTTTGCAAGctcaacagcaataaaaaaacgcTTCGCACTTATTTGCATGCATCATAACTATTCCAAAACTCAAGTAAGTAAAATGTACTTTGACTTTAAGTCGTTGCTTAGGCCTCTAGCTTAACTTTCTATAAGAAACAAAAGTGATATCATGccaattttgttttcaagctCGACTTTAAACCTATttaagcacataaaaattCTTTGTCAAGTTCGTATAAAGtctatatatgctataaaaatatattcttgcTGATGATGCCATtttacgttttgtttattctttaatcaatatacaaaagtttaactttaactatgtctatacttaataaaattagcaaTGCACGTAGCTTATTTTCAATTgccttattattatttaagtgattgttataaaaacaaacgttTATTTTGAAGCATCCGCAATTGCAATAAGCTATGCATGGTAtattacaacaattaaatagcTTGTTATTGCATTCTTAATGatcattaagtatacgtatgcACTTCACACTTGGCAATTTTCTTGTTAACCAAGTGCCAAGTCAttgctatatgcatatataactATTTAATCTGCGGTTTCGAACTTTGACAATTTGCATTGTCATGTGGCAAAAATAGTAATTTTAACTTGTTGGTGCTTgtcaaatgtttattaatgcAGATCACGGCATGCTAcgatttttataactttttttttagtggtAATTATTGTGGCTGATAAATTGTTATGGCATTTTTActtgcattggcattggaaACATTGTcgctttatttgcttaataatcTAGCTTAAGCAATCAGCAATTATTGTTTCAGACGACTAAGCTAATCAATTGGATGTGATTATATATAGCTTAGTATATAGACAAAACTCGATTAAACTTTTTGAAGTAGTACGCAGGGTTGCGATAGGCAtggtttaaattttaaattgcagtcCATGGTACTATCGCTTAATTTGCTTACTGGGGAACTATAAATTAGCCTaggcataaacataaaaaaaggGAAAGAATTTAAAGCTGGGTTAAGTCTTTGCTTAGTATACtgaatttttatagcaaatggATATTTGTAactcataaaaatataactttgagaattaaaaataaattgatttcaaattgatgcaactatttaattgcaataaatttcaaattgattacATTGCTGAGCTATTTTcattaaagttataaatatgtaatatgCCGCTGAtacttcaaaattaaaaaaaaaactagtgCGCAGCAATATTCGCTGATGGAATTcgaacaattaattaaattatttatttgcactaaAGTCAATAATACGCAATATTTTTCcttattattttctttgtcTCTTACTTTAAGTGCATAGCACATTCTTGCTCAGTGAACAAAGCAGTCCCAGTTCCATTCCCAGACCTGCAATGACCCTCGACGAAGaatcaataaaaaacattGCTAATGAATGGTTCACAAGCTGCACAAGCAACCTCGAGCTACAACTTTAAGtagcatttaaaaacaattacttaagcaatttaataaacgcAAGTACGTTTGTTTTAAAAAGGGTTTACCCAAGTTGTTGACAAGGTTAAAGTTTTCAAGGCAAACCTTTCACTTGAATTTTATGCTCACGCACTCATCTTTAgttgagctgctgcgcttttgaTTATCAAAACGCTGTATGTACAtaacatacatttatatatatagcatgtgCATATAGCAGGAACGATACCAGTTATCAGCATATAACTATGAAATAACTGCAGCTCGGCTCGCTATTAAGCAAACTGGCTGATCGACAGTTAATTGTTGAAGTCAGTCAGACGAACAATGTAAgttgtctatatatatatttaacttatattatatgcaatttgctgAAATAAAAGTCAGTGGAAAGATTCGCAGCAAACTTGTTGAGAGAGAATGAAATTGTGGAAGGCAAGCtgcctaattaaatttagatgcatataaaaaactgATCTCTTGTCCCATAGACCTTGTGCTAAAAAACGAGTTTAATAATAAGCTGGGATTTTTCTTCATAAAAGGGGTGCCAAAGTTCGCAAAGATCAGTGCCAGATGAGGCGATTATAAATGATAGAATTTATTCGGATATACAAGTTTAGCgagattaaaattattatgcatagAATTCTTAACAGCAGAGTGAGCAACTTTTATAGAAAGTTAAAAGTGTTTATGCCAATCAATATAAGAGCAAAATTTtggcaatataaacaaaacaataaggttaagaatttcaaattattctAAAGTCGCATTAAAGAAATTTCTTTAAAGCTCTTTAAGagatttaaattgaaacaaacaacaattgaaaatttgctgctgcattttaataaaagtaatttattttaattacaatttttatgcacatttatttcCTGTTTCTTTTATATAGTAAGACTGCCTCAgctattgaattttataaaacaatagaGCACAATCAaatcttttgccttttgtttccGCCTAAGATCAAAGTCAAAGTGATTTGATTCTGTTTTGCAAAACGCTTGTCaactttgaattaaatatatatatataaacaataaactgcTAGGcgcttatataatttatagtttaaactttaaactaaattgcTTAGCATTAGCTTAATTTTCTAGCAACAGTCattattaacatttgcatgggtttaattgccaattaaattatttttattgttatgcagTCAAATGAGCAGTACTTTGAGCTAACTATAGCAactagtatatatatatatataaatttgatagcTACGTTTCTCGAATTTACTTTGagcttacaacaaatttatgcgcataacTTTATGGGCTGTTGAACTTTAgacaaagcttaaaaaaaccaaaaaaggcagcaaaaaatggcaaaatatataaagtgcCAATTTGCGCAGATTTCTGTGGCATTACATGCGTCGGctcttaattttattaataaacaaactgcgTGCACATATTGAACTAAGCGCTCACCTTGACTTTTACCTTGAAAAGTGTGAGTTGAAAGAAAACCTCACgctcaatttaataattgcttgCTATGGgttcaagctaaaaataacaacaacaaacagccaTTTTGGTTATTTTGTTGGTAAGTTAATGACAGCGCTAAGTACGCAGTCGGTTCtgtagacagacagacagacagacagtagGGCAAAGCTGCTACGTCATCGTTGCGGCGCACATTGGCTTCGGTTTCGTTGGTCGAAGGTAGCTCCAAGCCAAGCCAATGTCTATTTATGGCTACAAATAGTcaaaacttataaatattgatgCGTAGACTGGCTAAGGTCGACTAGAAAATACactttattaactttaaaagtaaatattaccactctaagctttaaataacttaaaatattgcttattaattttctaatatatatttttatatattggtCTGGTATTCTATTTTACTTTGATTGATCGAAATACCGATTTTGATGCAAAGTTGTTCTAAACTCAGTTACTCATCAGctgctaaaatattataattatattcgCTATAGTTCTAGAGTTATAACAATtcatacatgcataaataaaaaagaacgCGCTCATTGTCTTAATGATCTTGTTGTTCTTTATAAGTCACACTTTCTTAAtctaaaaattaagtttataaacaagctacataatttatatttttattcgaAACTCTTAGTCTAGTCAAAGTAGCTGCTGCCTTCGTTAGCGTATAACGTTAAATTTAGCGGTTTCCTCTCACGTTTTGTGAccagttttttgttgttgttgttgtgccgcTTACCTTCTCTGctctcacacatacacacacgcacacacactagcCGACTAATTGTCTCTATGTCGCGTCTTCCGTTGTGGGTTAGTTGCTTCGCAGCTTTAGCATTGAGTCACGATGCCAAGGCATTGAACCGGAAGTAACCCAGTTTGTCGCTTATATTCATCCATATAGTGAAGCATATTGGCAACTTTACTAAACACTTTTATTCTCGTTCGCAGCGCTTAAACAACAAGATGGGCAAAGCGGACTGCATTAGCTACGATGATAATCAATTGCCTTTTATTGATTTGGGCACATCCAAAATACGCATGGACAAGGAGCAGGCACCAGAATGGGCACTGAAAAAGGCACAGGACGAGCTGCGCGAAACGCCCGAAAATAAGGACAAAGCTATTAAAGAATTGCGCGAAATGATACAAAGtaagttacaaatatttaatataaaatatttttatttatcatcTCTATTTGTTAGAtgaaaaaatgttaaacttGCCGCTGGATGATGAGTATATGATGATGTTTTTGCGTCCTTGCCATTATTATCCTGAAAGTGCTATGAAGCGCGTAAGTTgtcacttttgtttataaacaagcagtttaacaatttataactttGCTTGCAGTTGCGCAACTTTTATCACATGAAAATTAAGTACGGTCAGGCCTGTGAGAATATTGTGCCCGATAAGCTGCGCAATCTATTCGAAGCTGATGTGCTAAATCTCTTGCCCACTCGAGATCAGCAGGGCAGGCGTTTGCTGGTGCTGGAAGCGGGCAAGAAATGGAAACCATCGCAGGTGCCGCTGCAGGATTTATTCCGTGGCATACAACTGACAGTGCTGGGCTCGATGGCGGAGCCGCTTTCACAAATCTGTGGCGCTGTTGTTATCATTGATATGGAAGGTTTACCTCTGAGTCACATTACACAATTTACGCCCTCATTTGCAGCTATGTTGCTGGATTATATACAGGACTGCATTTGTATGCGTCTTAAGGGCGTgcatattgtaaataattcatatatattcaatatgctgtttgccattttcAAACCTTTCATCAGAGAAAAGCTGCGCAAGCGcgtaagttttaattttatatacaaccccaattgttgcttaaattatatttatgattgCAGATCTTTTTCCATGGCAAGGACTGGAAATCGCTAACCTCGCACATTgatgctgcagcgctgccacCTAAATATGGCGGCACTGCCACTTGGGAGTTGCCACCTGGCAAAGTGCTGGGCGACTTCTTCAATTGCTATGCAAAGGACTATGAGCGTAAGTctttatagcaacaaaagctataaataGTTGCTTAATTACTCTTTTTTTCAACAGAGGCCGACAGCTATGGCTATGCCGAGGGctacaaaatcaaaaagaagTAAACCGCGCGCTCCAACCCTCACACACATTTCTCTctcaaacaaatataatttttatacgtACTTTAGTTGCATAAGTTGGGTCATTTGTGATATTGCAAAGatgtttattgtaaattttgttatctATAGAATGCGTCTTTAGTTAACTGTATAATCTGTACAATTGATATTGTATGCAAAGACTTTAACTAGGGTTTTGTTAAggtaaaatatacaacaactgAAACTAAGTATAGCCAgcgttaatattaattaaataacttgttgtaatttgaagaaataaaaatgtaaattttgttaaaaagtaacacataaatataaaatgtatttaatttaaatattaaactaatttaagcgCAGCTTGCAATGCATAAAACGTTTAGCCAACCGTTTTAGAGCAATTGTGCCATGCTGCTGACAGTTGGGCGAGCATTGTGCTAAGCTAATCAAAGTTTGGCTAGCATTGTGCTAAGCTAATTACAGTTTGATGCgttggctgcaattaaaaaatgcaaagcaaacacttttgttgtttCCTATATTGCatatcaaaaatgtttttattcatttagagtaaatacatataaatttgttttctttatggctaacaaacatttgcaataCAAAATTCGTTACGAGCTAGAGCATTACatagtttaatttttgattaagGAGTATTCATAAGATTTAGGCAATTTCACAATCTTTggctcaaacacacacattgagaGGGAGAAGAGACTACACTAGAGACTAAAGGCTAAAGCACTAGGACGGCTTACGGGCTAAGGGGGGAGCGGGATGAGCATTGAGCTGTTTGCCTAGGGCGTTTCCTTCAGCTGCATGCTAATTCCGCTATCCTTGGTGGGGCTATTGATGAGCACTGGCAGCTTGCGCTGTGCCTCATCCAGCAGTGGCGAACTGTCCGGCGCAATCTTCTCGCTATCCGCTGGCAActtctcgctgctgctgtcatcgCGACTCTTGTACTGTCCATTGGTCTTGTGCTGCATCTTCACATCGTACTCTCTGCTGCGACagagcgacaacagcagcttcATTGGCAGCCAGCAGAGCAGTATGAGTCCAATAGCCAAGCAGAAGCCGGCAAAGATGTGCCCGCCCAACAGCACCATGGGCAGCAGTTTCAACTGATCCGCCAGCTCCGGTGTAATGCGCACCTTTTGCTCAAACCAAATCAGCGGAAAGAATATGCGCGGTATATCCGTATACAAGCTAATGCCATCGATGGGCTCCACCAGCATATTGACCTGGAAACGTGCGGCCACCTCCAGCGGTATGCCCGTATCTGGCGCCACAATCATATAGAATTCATGTGCCTGCTGATCTGGCTGCAGTCCCTCTACCTGATCCACATAGAACTGATCTGCCTGATAGAAATGTGGATAGGACATGAACACAGGTGAGTCAAAGCGACAGGCGCTAATGTTCATAATGCCAGATGGCGAGCACTCGCCGCCGCAATAGCAAAGATTCTCGGGGAAAAGTGTGCCTgcaaacaaagagagagagagagagaattgcagtcaaatgtaaaatgtaaagcaaattGATAAAAAGTCACGCCACCTAGCGCAGCAGTcagtaaaatgcaaaaaagcagcgctgtcgctgtcttAAGTCGCTCATtgctgagagcgcaagcagcgcgctctcgctcagctGCACTGCTTTAACTAAgctgcactcacacacacagccatacaAGCAGCTCAGCACGAGCAGCAATGTTGAGAGCGTAAGTCTGTCGTTAGAGATCGAAGCTTTGTTGAGAGCGCGAGTTTGGCTGTATGCGTGAGCTCTTGCTTAGAGCGCGCTGCTAACAAGACGACTGCTTAGCGGGGTGAGTTCAGTAGACGATCAGTGTTCAAGCAGTGTGGGCGTCAATATTTAACTGAACCTCGTTGTTTATGcgtacaaattaattgcaaatcatGATCATAATCATTGTTCATACTATTCAAGCtgctatttgtttacaaatttaagcagTTTCATAATTCTCATAAAACAATCATGCTATTTGCTGTGAATTTTACTTTGTAAGCATTATTTTCAGCTGCTTGTGTTATGTGAattattgataaataaataaacttaccATTATCCACGGAGCGTGGGCCGCCAGCAAATTTGTAGCCCTTCAGTCCCTCAATCTGCACAGTTTCCACATAGTCCAAAGGCAAGCTGCGACACAAATCCGCCGTAAAGAGACTGACACTGCCGCCGGGCTGCGCTTGCGGTGGCTGAAACTCGCCGGCAGAGCCGCCAACCAAACCACAATCGGATTCAAAGAAACCCGTATGCGTCTTATAGTTCCAGCTGTGCATTTGTCCCAGTTTGCTGATCTCATCAGCGCCCGTAAAGACATTAAAGACGCCCGTCAGATCAGCGCTGCCATTGCGTGTGTAGAACCAGCCAAACTTATCAAACGGCACATTGATCTCATCGCCAAACATGCCCGAGGGCATGGCTATGGCCATATCGATCATTGCATCGCTGTAGCCAGTGAAGAGTATCTCATCGACAGTTTTGACTACGGACATCTGCTGGCCATAGAGCTTCAAACCCACATCGACCATGCTGCGACGCATGCTGTTCCACTGCTTTGCCGTCGCAGCAGCGGACTGCAAGCAAGCAGGTGAGTACAAAGTTTATTGATTAGTTTAGTCGCTTGGGCACTTACCAAAGCCACAGCATTAAGTGTAACAATGACGTCATCCAAGCTGCCAGCGCTACCTGCTGCATCGAAATAGTAAAAGTTGCGTCGCTTATATGTAACTGTATTATTATCCGGATGCCAGCTTATGTTGACCTTGTCCGGACGATCCACAAAGCGATAGGGACCCAGTTGCTCTAAAACTGGCTTGCTGCTTGAGTTGCCATAGAACTCCTCGGGATTTGTCCAGTTGTACAGATAAATATCCAAATGCAAGTCAATGGGCGGCGTCTTCCAATTGTAATAGGCGCGTGTCTCTGGCGCTAATGCCATTTCCTGTCACCCCCAAAgatcaatttgcaattgccatTAATTTGTAAATCTCCACAGTCAATTGACAAaacagctgcggctgcttttatttcatttaattttttcgtcGTTCGTTCGCCAGTCACTTGCacttgatttttaattgaacCTCGAACTGTGCTAAATTGCACTCACTTACCTTATGCTTGATCCAATTGAATATATCCTCCCAGAACATGCCGCAGTAAATGCCCAGCACGGTCAGCAGAAATCCAGAGATGCATGTGATGTATCCACGATTGCAGCCCGTGCGCCAAATGGATTTCTTCTGAGCGGGCAtcttgttaaaaatatttcaaggtTTCAGTCTATTTATGGGGCtagaaaatgaaattcaagttTAATAGTTATTGCGCTT
Proteins encoded in this region:
- the LOC108599558 gene encoding alpha-tocopherol transfer protein-like, coding for MGKADCISYDDNQLPFIDLGTSKIRMDKEQAPEWALKKAQDELRETPENKDKAIKELREMIQNEKMLNLPLDDEYMMMFLRPCHYYPESAMKRLRNFYHMKIKYGQACENIVPDKLRNLFEADVLNLLPTRDQQGRRLLVLEAGKKWKPSQVPLQDLFRGIQLTVLGSMAEPLSQICGAVVIIDMEGLPLSHITQFTPSFAAMLLDYIQDCICMRLKGVHIVNNSYIFNMLFAIFKPFIREKLRKRIFFHGKDWKSLTSHIDAAALPPKYGGTATWELPPGKVLGDFFNCYAKDYEQADSYGYAEGYKIKKK
- the LOC108594476 gene encoding protein peste; the protein is MPAQKKSIWRTGCNRGYITCISGFLLTVLGIYCGMFWEDIFNWIKHKEMALAPETRAYYNWKTPPIDLHLDIYLYNWTNPEEFYGNSSSKPVLEQLGPYRFVDRPDKVNISWHPDNNTVTYKRRNFYYFDAAGSAGSLDDVIVTLNAVALSAAATAKQWNSMRRSMVDVGLKLYGQQMSVVKTVDEILFTGYSDAMIDMAIAMPSGMFGDEINVPFDKFGWFYTRNGSADLTGVFNVFTGADEISKLGQMHSWNYKTHTGFFESDCGLVGGSAGEFQPPQAQPGGSVSLFTADLCRSLPLDYVETVQIEGLKGYKFAGGPRSVDNGTLFPENLCYCGGECSPSGIMNISACRFDSPVFMSYPHFYQADQFYVDQVEGLQPDQQAHEFYMIVAPDTGIPLEVAARFQVNMLVEPIDGISLYTDIPRIFFPLIWFEQKVRITPELADQLKLLPMVLLGGHIFAGFCLAIGLILLCWLPMKLLLSLCRSREYDVKMQHKTNGQYKSRDDSSSEKLPADSEKIAPDSSPLLDEAQRKLPVLINSPTKDSGISMQLKETP